In Anomaloglossus baeobatrachus isolate aAnoBae1 chromosome 3, aAnoBae1.hap1, whole genome shotgun sequence, one genomic interval encodes:
- the MTERF4 gene encoding transcription termination factor 4, mitochondrial isoform X2 yields the protein MFLTVPYLILRRLRARHEIDEEVRYEPPPRQYRESNINRRQFLRRRRRRRIFPVRIDLSEIDEQDIKERYRLNSDAIMSLYELIKKDLISTTKRSNAVPGIVKLLCALHYFTSGSLQSTVAEAGGITQSTFSRALSEVISAILKLADQFIKFPSDSAGLQRIKQDFQSIDGFPDVLGAVGCTHIAISPPSEMEQMYRNKKHYHSINVQIICDSDMRILDVVSQCPGSTHDSSVLKQSGIHERFDKGEFNGWLLGDAGYGVKPWLLTPFENPATEAEVRFNLSHNTTYSVVERTIDVLKSRFRCLDNPNGVLLYNPEKVSKIILVCCIIHNIAVIKNIEVDLAVDLRPPIKDESTEDDTMDGTVQRDAVVADYFSG from the exons ATGTTCCTGACGGTGCCATATCTGATACTGAGAAGATTGAGAGCCCGGCATGAAATAGATGAAGAAGTTCGCTATGAACCCCCGCCACGTCAGTACAGAGAAAGCAATATTAATAGAAGGCAGTTCTTAAGACGGCGACGGCGGAGGAGAATATTCCCTGTGAGAATTGATCTATCTGAGATTGATGAACAAGACATTAAAGAACGTTACCGCCTTAATTCAGATGCCATAATGTCTTTGTATGAACTCATCAAGAAAGACTTAATCTCCACTACAAAGAGAAGTAATGCCGTTCCTGGGATTGTGAAGTTACTCTGTGCGCTTCATTATTTCACCAGTGGGTCCTTACAGAGCACTGTGGCTGAAGCTGGTGGCATAACCCAGAGCACCTTCAGTCGGGCTCTGTCGGAGGTCATATCCGCTATTCTGAAACTCGCTGACCAGTTCATAAAGTTCCCCAGTGACTCTGCCGGCTTACAGCGCATAAAGCAAGACTTCCAGAGCATCGATGGCTTTCCAGATGTCTTGGGTGCAGTTGGTTGCACACATATAGCCATATCTCCACCCTCCGAGATGGAGCAGATGTATCGGAACAAGAAGCACTATCACTctatcaatgtgcagatcatatgtgACTCGGACATGAGGATCTTGGACGTAGTTTCACAGTGTCCTGGATCAACACACGACTCTTCAGTCCTGAAGCAGTCCGGGATTCACGAAAGATTTGACAAAGGAGAATTTAATGGGTGGTTGTTAG GGGATGCAGGATATGGCGTTAAACCGTGGCTTCTCACACCTTTTGAGAACCCGGCTACTGAGGCTGAGGTGCGATTCAACTTATCTCACAACACAACTTATTCTGTAGTGGAGCGAACTATTGATGTGCTGAAAAGTCGCTTCCGCTGTTTGGACAATCCCAATGGGGTTCTCCTATACAACCCTGAGAAAGTCAGTAAAATTATTCTTGTGTGCTGTATAATACACAATATCGCAGTGATAAAAAATATCGAAGTTGACCTCGCAGTGGATCTCAGACCTCCAATCAAAGATGAATCAACAGAGGATGACACAATGGACGGTACTGTGCAGAGGGATGCAGTGGTGGCAGACTACTTTTCAG GTTAA
- the MTERF4 gene encoding transcription termination factor 4, mitochondrial isoform X1, producing the protein MKDFSWIHSLQSRCSVFTTVKNLITYINISTPWFIMFLTVPYLILRRLRARHEIDEEVRYEPPPRQYRESNINRRQFLRRRRRRRIFPVRIDLSEIDEQDIKERYRLNSDAIMSLYELIKKDLISTTKRSNAVPGIVKLLCALHYFTSGSLQSTVAEAGGITQSTFSRALSEVISAILKLADQFIKFPSDSAGLQRIKQDFQSIDGFPDVLGAVGCTHIAISPPSEMEQMYRNKKHYHSINVQIICDSDMRILDVVSQCPGSTHDSSVLKQSGIHERFDKGEFNGWLLGDAGYGVKPWLLTPFENPATEAEVRFNLSHNTTYSVVERTIDVLKSRFRCLDNPNGVLLYNPEKVSKIILVCCIIHNIAVIKNIEVDLAVDLRPPIKDESTEDDTMDGTVQRDAVVADYFSG; encoded by the exons ATGAAGGACTTCTCTTGGATCCACTCTCTTCAATCCAGATGCTCTGTCTTCACCACCGTTAAGAATCTCATCACTTACATAAATA taTCCACGCCGTGGTTCATCATGTTCCTGACGGTGCCATATCTGATACTGAGAAGATTGAGAGCCCGGCATGAAATAGATGAAGAAGTTCGCTATGAACCCCCGCCACGTCAGTACAGAGAAAGCAATATTAATAGAAGGCAGTTCTTAAGACGGCGACGGCGGAGGAGAATATTCCCTGTGAGAATTGATCTATCTGAGATTGATGAACAAGACATTAAAGAACGTTACCGCCTTAATTCAGATGCCATAATGTCTTTGTATGAACTCATCAAGAAAGACTTAATCTCCACTACAAAGAGAAGTAATGCCGTTCCTGGGATTGTGAAGTTACTCTGTGCGCTTCATTATTTCACCAGTGGGTCCTTACAGAGCACTGTGGCTGAAGCTGGTGGCATAACCCAGAGCACCTTCAGTCGGGCTCTGTCGGAGGTCATATCCGCTATTCTGAAACTCGCTGACCAGTTCATAAAGTTCCCCAGTGACTCTGCCGGCTTACAGCGCATAAAGCAAGACTTCCAGAGCATCGATGGCTTTCCAGATGTCTTGGGTGCAGTTGGTTGCACACATATAGCCATATCTCCACCCTCCGAGATGGAGCAGATGTATCGGAACAAGAAGCACTATCACTctatcaatgtgcagatcatatgtgACTCGGACATGAGGATCTTGGACGTAGTTTCACAGTGTCCTGGATCAACACACGACTCTTCAGTCCTGAAGCAGTCCGGGATTCACGAAAGATTTGACAAAGGAGAATTTAATGGGTGGTTGTTAG GGGATGCAGGATATGGCGTTAAACCGTGGCTTCTCACACCTTTTGAGAACCCGGCTACTGAGGCTGAGGTGCGATTCAACTTATCTCACAACACAACTTATTCTGTAGTGGAGCGAACTATTGATGTGCTGAAAAGTCGCTTCCGCTGTTTGGACAATCCCAATGGGGTTCTCCTATACAACCCTGAGAAAGTCAGTAAAATTATTCTTGTGTGCTGTATAATACACAATATCGCAGTGATAAAAAATATCGAAGTTGACCTCGCAGTGGATCTCAGACCTCCAATCAAAGATGAATCAACAGAGGATGACACAATGGACGGTACTGTGCAGAGGGATGCAGTGGTGGCAGACTACTTTTCAG GTTAA
- the MTERF4 gene encoding transcription termination factor 4, mitochondrial isoform X3, which produces MVSLCLRHIFAFRQTNLLLRSMSNIPDTRQALLELGFSEEQAEKIQSMRCPPHKTPNIKELCLIGLSHKTVLRMLEESPEILKTTDKALRDRVDALRGLGLGEGSMQNTLSRCPALLSVPRSRLTAATQCLKSRCHFTSLQIRKILNSAPEVLTQDPSYLENVFQYVYFRMGGNHGDIISSQVFQTSFDEIRVRHQFLERLGLFLPPNKKRECPPSNPQLKEVIRLSEEDFLSKIAFSSVEGFSTFRKILVREEQEAEQDMEDIEDEFSSDEDDEERSSDSEDDDEDKDYKENVHDKKPKYQYKKK; this is translated from the exons ATG GTGTCCCTGTGTCTCAGACACATTTTTGCTTTCCGTCAGACCAATCTGCTTTTGAGGAGTATGTCCAATATTCCTGATACTAGACAGGCACTTCTCGAACTTGGTTTCTCTGAGGAGCAAGCAGAAAAGATCCAGAGTATGAGATGTCCTCCACACAAGACACCCAACATCAAGGAACTATGTCTCATTGGACTGAGTCACAAGACAGTGCTGAGAATGCTCGAAGAAAGCCCTGAAATTCTCAAGACTACAGACAAGGCTCTTAGAGACAGGGTAGATGCTCTGAGGGGCCTTGGCCTGGGAGAAG GGTCTATGCAGAACACTTTGTCAAGATGCCCGGCTCTTCTGTCAGTGCCACGCTCCCGTCTGACGGCTGCTACACAGTGTCTCAAGAGCCGATGTCATTTCACATCGCTGCAGATTCGGAAAATCTTAAACTCTGCTCCTGAAGTCTTGACCCAAGATCCCAGCTATTTAGAAAATGTGTTTCAG tatgtatatTTTCGCATGGGTGGAAACCACGGAGATATAATTTCTTCTCAAGTTTTCCAAACATCATTTGACGAGATTCGAGTTCGTCACCAGTTCTTGGAACGTCTTGGTTTGTTCCTGCCCCCTAATAAGAAAAGAGAGTGTCCTCCTTCCAACCCTCAGCTGAAGGAAGTCATCCGGCTCTCAGAGGAGGACTTCCTATCCAAAATAGCATTTTCCTCAGTTGAAGGCTTCAGTACTTTCCGTAAAATTTTAGTACGAGAGGAGCAGGAAGCTGAACAGGACATGGAGGATATTGAAGATGAGTTCAGTAGTGATGAGGACGATGAAGAGAGAAGTTCTGATAGTGAAGATGACGATGAGGATAAAGACTACAAGGAGAATGTTCATGACAAAAAACCAAAGTACCaatataagaaaaaataa